One Henriciella litoralis genomic window carries:
- a CDS encoding AraC family transcriptional regulator, translated as MDPLSDVLALLEPRSYRVGGFEAGGNWSIRFGAYDDAIKCYALSAGSCWITVEEAGPPLLLEEGDCFLLPHGRPFQVASDPTLPAEDYRPYFVGSPEGAVVRLNGGGGVTVLGSHFQFAGAHSEMLLGLLPPIVHLHSKTDRVSLRWAFDRMRQELAVAQPGSVLIAQHLAHMIFVQALRLYLGEGTDAGWLSALSDRQIGAAIAAIHREPARRWTVETLAAEIGMSRSSFAARFKQFVGEGPIEYLTRWRMLLAGRSLSRGDAIGAVARSLGYESESAFSTAYKRVVGSTPRRHMRQATVGRRS; from the coding sequence ATGGATCCGCTATCCGATGTCCTCGCTCTATTGGAACCAAGAAGCTACCGTGTCGGTGGCTTCGAGGCGGGCGGCAATTGGTCGATCCGTTTCGGCGCCTATGACGATGCGATCAAATGCTACGCCCTGTCCGCAGGCAGCTGTTGGATCACGGTCGAAGAGGCAGGTCCGCCTTTGCTGCTTGAGGAAGGCGACTGCTTCCTGTTGCCGCACGGCCGGCCGTTCCAGGTTGCGAGTGATCCGACCCTGCCGGCCGAGGATTACCGGCCTTATTTCGTGGGCTCCCCCGAAGGGGCGGTTGTCAGGTTGAACGGCGGCGGCGGGGTCACGGTGCTCGGCAGCCATTTCCAGTTCGCCGGGGCGCACTCAGAGATGTTGCTCGGGCTGCTGCCGCCGATTGTCCACCTGCACAGCAAGACCGATCGCGTGAGTTTACGCTGGGCCTTTGATCGGATGCGCCAGGAACTGGCGGTGGCCCAGCCGGGTAGCGTCCTGATCGCACAGCACCTCGCCCACATGATCTTCGTCCAAGCGTTGCGCCTTTATTTGGGCGAAGGCACCGACGCCGGGTGGTTGTCTGCGCTCTCTGACAGGCAGATCGGGGCGGCGATTGCCGCAATCCATCGTGAACCGGCGCGGCGCTGGACAGTAGAAACACTTGCCGCCGAAATCGGCATGTCGCGATCCAGTTTCGCGGCGCGCTTTAAACAATTTGTGGGCGAAGGACCGATCGAATATCTCACCCGCTGGCGAATGCTGCTCGCCGGCCGTAGCCTGTCGCGCGGCGACGCCATCGGCGCCGTCGCCCGCTCGCTCGGGTATGAATCAGAAAGCGCGTTCAGCACTGCCTACAAGCGCGTAGTCGGCAGCACGCCGCGCCGGCACATGCGCCAAGCAACAGTTGGGCGCCGTAGCTGA
- a CDS encoding serine/threonine protein kinase, with product MQHQDWSKVAEVFSQVVELPPAEQADAIASAELTVAQRDRLNRLLTSHTRSTGFFETGGATPTGLVLLSPGDMIGNWRVEAFLGAGGMGEVYRVERADGHYSQTGALKRIAHADREAFEHFSRERQVLARLEHPNIARLIDGGVAEDGTPFLVMEMIEGETLAGHAAREGLSREAVLTAFLKVCEALSHAHGRLVLHRDIKPSNIMVTREGVVKVIDFGVAGLVDELSGSVRAPMTLAYAAPEQLAGEAASVASDVFGLGATLHELLTGEPPARNGASAVVKKGALPRDLQAILARTLADDPAARYASAGALPGDIERFLWKEPVEARGGGAGYRISRFVAKYPVGALLGIGLVAALALGVVGTTTMMLHAQDALKERDLAFKRSQAASLRAQAGRNTLRTIIVRATESTGEASTTIPSLIEQEIETEASRFTDVPDLAGPRLFALAQLSEQRGDLRLLLKALQPQADNPDVVTPVSSIMLLYYGTFSTFTGDYEGARAALVRSITLMQKDPDFYAEDLLVARGQLAEIDGDVETMDAVVDEVIALTASFDLSTDERRIRYVYLNEFASYWSIMLDTRPRTIAMLESALEVNSQVRGPQEVKDSTLLNNLVGQYLRSKDYENAMALNDRLIAYLESEVGPSVDLGLAYRMGAMAMTEQGDQDGAIAAFETAADLFRKYDVENSDILFYTELDIARSLARKRETEAAFAMIEETVARNQGLIDDVPVIKGQYLLKLGQTKLAAGDSEGARADFEQSLAVLTEDGSRPDLIGIVTAQLEES from the coding sequence ATGCAGCATCAGGACTGGTCGAAGGTCGCCGAGGTTTTCTCGCAGGTGGTGGAATTGCCCCCGGCGGAACAGGCTGACGCCATTGCAAGCGCGGAACTTACGGTTGCACAGCGCGACAGGCTGAACCGGCTTTTGACCTCTCATACGCGTTCGACCGGCTTTTTTGAGACCGGCGGGGCGACACCGACCGGACTGGTCCTGCTCTCGCCGGGTGACATGATCGGCAACTGGCGCGTCGAGGCCTTCCTGGGCGCGGGTGGAATGGGCGAAGTCTACCGCGTGGAGCGCGCGGATGGTCATTACAGCCAGACCGGTGCCTTGAAGCGCATCGCGCATGCCGACCGCGAAGCGTTCGAGCATTTCAGCCGTGAGCGTCAGGTGCTCGCCCGGCTGGAACACCCCAATATCGCGCGCCTTATCGATGGCGGGGTCGCCGAGGACGGCACGCCCTTTCTCGTGATGGAGATGATCGAGGGCGAGACGCTGGCCGGGCATGCCGCCCGCGAAGGGCTGTCGCGGGAAGCGGTGCTGACTGCTTTCCTGAAGGTGTGCGAAGCGCTCTCGCACGCGCATGGCCGGCTGGTCCTGCACCGTGACATCAAGCCATCCAACATCATGGTCACGCGCGAAGGCGTGGTGAAGGTGATCGATTTCGGCGTGGCGGGCCTGGTCGACGAACTCAGCGGTTCAGTGCGCGCGCCGATGACGCTGGCCTATGCCGCGCCGGAACAGCTTGCCGGGGAGGCGGCGTCCGTGGCGAGCGACGTGTTCGGCCTCGGCGCGACGCTGCACGAGCTGCTGACGGGAGAGCCGCCAGCCAGAAACGGCGCCTCTGCTGTCGTGAAAAAAGGGGCGCTGCCCCGCGATCTTCAGGCGATCCTGGCCCGCACGCTCGCTGACGATCCCGCCGCGCGATACGCCTCGGCGGGCGCGCTGCCTGGCGACATCGAACGCTTTCTCTGGAAGGAGCCAGTCGAGGCGCGTGGTGGCGGGGCGGGCTACCGGATTAGCCGGTTCGTCGCCAAGTACCCTGTCGGCGCCCTGCTCGGCATCGGCCTGGTCGCCGCGCTTGCTCTTGGGGTTGTGGGCACGACGACCATGATGCTGCACGCGCAGGACGCGCTGAAAGAGCGCGACCTTGCCTTCAAGCGATCGCAGGCTGCGAGCCTGCGCGCCCAGGCGGGCCGCAACACGCTGCGCACCATCATCGTGCGCGCAACAGAATCCACCGGCGAAGCCAGCACCACAATCCCTTCCCTTATCGAGCAGGAGATTGAAACCGAGGCATCGCGCTTCACCGACGTGCCGGACCTTGCCGGGCCGCGCCTGTTTGCGCTCGCGCAGCTCAGCGAGCAGCGCGGCGACCTGCGCCTACTATTGAAGGCGCTGCAGCCGCAGGCGGACAATCCGGACGTGGTAACGCCCGTCTCGTCCATCATGCTGCTCTACTATGGCACCTTCTCCACCTTCACAGGAGACTATGAAGGCGCGCGGGCCGCGCTGGTTCGCTCGATCACGCTGATGCAGAAGGATCCTGATTTCTACGCCGAGGATCTGCTCGTCGCGCGCGGGCAGCTCGCCGAGATCGACGGTGATGTTGAGACCATGGACGCGGTGGTGGACGAGGTCATCGCTCTGACCGCCAGTTTCGATCTCTCCACGGATGAGCGGCGCATTCGCTACGTCTATCTCAACGAGTTCGCCAGCTATTGGTCTATTATGCTCGACACCCGGCCGCGCACCATCGCTATGCTGGAAAGCGCTTTGGAGGTGAACAGCCAGGTGCGCGGGCCGCAGGAGGTCAAGGATTCTACCCTTCTGAACAACCTGGTGGGCCAGTACCTTCGCTCGAAGGACTATGAAAACGCCATGGCTCTGAATGACCGGCTGATCGCTTATCTCGAAAGTGAGGTCGGCCCCAGCGTAGACCTTGGCCTGGCCTACCGCATGGGCGCGATGGCGATGACCGAGCAAGGCGACCAGGATGGCGCCATCGCCGCCTTCGAGACAGCGGCGGACTTGTTCCGCAAATATGATGTCGAGAACAGTGACATCTTGTTTTACACCGAACTGGACATCGCCCGCTCGCTCGCCCGCAAGCGCGAGACAGAGGCCGCCTTCGCCATGATCGAGGAGACCGTGGCGCGCAATCAGGGCCTGATCGACGACGTGCCGGTCATCAAGGGACAGTACCTCCTGAAGCTCGGCCAGACGAAACTGGCCGCGGGCGACAGCGAGGGCGCGAGAGCCGACTTCGAGCAGTCGCTGGCCGTATTGACCGAAGACGGCAGCCGCCCGGATCTGATCGGCATTGTCACCGCACAACTGGAAGAAAGTTAG
- a CDS encoding ECF-type sigma factor, with the protein MDGSFYSDANIWPKAESYSAQRLFETRYDDLLLLARRIRRRRLARDTYLTGDLLHDAFLKMQREQDWRDEEHFLASMALALRHALIGHARNRKAAKRGGGQAAVSIDEVDVADDADDGHLDRILDVEACLSDLAEDSPRLVRVIDCRFFAGYTEDETASLLGVTSRTVRRDWEKARAYLKLRLDYAQL; encoded by the coding sequence ATGGACGGGTCATTCTATTCAGATGCGAACATCTGGCCGAAGGCGGAAAGCTATTCGGCCCAGCGACTGTTCGAGACCCGGTATGACGACCTGCTCCTGCTGGCCCGGCGCATCCGCCGGCGCAGGTTGGCAAGAGACACCTATTTGACCGGGGACTTGCTACACGATGCTTTCCTCAAGATGCAGCGGGAACAGGACTGGCGCGACGAGGAGCACTTCCTCGCATCAATGGCGCTGGCCCTGCGCCATGCCCTGATCGGCCATGCGCGCAACCGCAAGGCAGCCAAGCGCGGCGGCGGGCAGGCGGCGGTCTCGATCGATGAGGTCGACGTGGCCGATGATGCCGATGACGGCCATCTCGACCGCATCCTCGATGTCGAGGCCTGCCTCAGCGATCTGGCCGAGGACTCGCCACGCCTTGTTCGGGTGATCGATTGCCGCTTTTTCGCGGGATATACCGAGGATGAGACGGCGAGCCTTCTGGGCGTAACCTCGCGCACCGTGCGGCGCGACTGGGAGAAGGCGCGGGCCTATCTGAAATTGCGCCTCGATTACGCCCAGCTCTGA
- a CDS encoding NADP-dependent oxidoreductase, with protein sequence MKRVQYHRFGGPEELQLEDVAQPEPGPDQIRVQVRAAAANPMDWKIRRGEMKMLSGSRFPRGLGHDFAGIVGAVGPGAFAESVIAEEKNTALKPLAISFEQAAALTLVAVTAWTGMVQKAQVSAGQSVFIAGCLGGVGRAAVQIALMNGAGITGSCSAAGREEALALGVSEVVDYHEFDFARYRKRFDVVFDTAGKLSLSQCSVMLKRRGRSLHIVPTMAKIIGSLLSSRHSLVFGNPTLETLTSVTIACERGQLIPDIGRIVPLSEAIPTIVELEKTGLPKGKLVVVPGGRTGAGRLGFIFADWTD encoded by the coding sequence ATGAAGCGCGTTCAATATCATCGCTTTGGCGGCCCCGAAGAGCTGCAGCTCGAAGATGTCGCCCAGCCAGAGCCCGGGCCCGACCAGATCCGCGTGCAAGTCAGGGCAGCTGCTGCCAACCCAATGGATTGGAAGATTCGTCGCGGCGAAATGAAGATGCTCTCCGGGTCCCGGTTTCCGCGCGGGCTGGGCCATGATTTCGCCGGGATCGTCGGTGCCGTCGGTCCAGGCGCCTTCGCCGAGTCAGTGATTGCAGAGGAGAAGAATACCGCCCTCAAGCCGCTGGCGATTTCGTTCGAGCAGGCGGCTGCATTGACGTTGGTCGCCGTGACCGCATGGACCGGGATGGTGCAGAAGGCGCAGGTGAGCGCGGGCCAATCGGTGTTCATCGCCGGGTGCCTGGGCGGCGTTGGCCGTGCCGCGGTGCAGATCGCCCTCATGAACGGGGCGGGGATCACCGGGAGTTGCAGCGCGGCCGGGCGCGAGGAAGCTCTGGCTTTGGGCGTGAGCGAGGTTGTCGATTACCATGAGTTCGACTTCGCGCGATACCGGAAGCGCTTTGACGTGGTGTTCGATACTGCGGGAAAATTGTCGCTCAGCCAATGTAGCGTGATGCTCAAGCGGCGTGGCCGATCGCTGCATATCGTCCCGACAATGGCCAAGATAATCGGCAGTCTGCTCTCGTCGCGGCACAGCCTGGTATTCGGCAACCCGACCCTGGAAACACTCACCAGCGTCACCATTGCATGCGAAAGAGGCCAACTCATCCCTGACATCGGCCGGATCGTGCCGCTGTCCGAAGCAATTCCGACCATCGTCGAGCTCGAGAAAACAGGGTTGCCCAAAGGAAAGCTGGTGGTCGTCCCCGGGGGGCGGACAGGCGCGGGGCGCTTGGGCTTTATTTTTGCTGATTGGACAGACTGA